Proteins encoded within one genomic window of Verrucomicrobiia bacterium:
- a CDS encoding ferritin-like domain-containing protein — MKLENLHDLFVNELKDVYHAEKQLVKALPKIAKKAHSQRLRSAVEKHLDQTKTHVERVESVFEMIGKSPSGKTCQAMEGILEEGEELLSEKASPATLDAGIICGAQKVEHYEIATYGCLRTFANHLGLDKAAELLGQTLKEEEETDRLLTELAESEINVEATAEV, encoded by the coding sequence ATGAAGCTTGAAAATCTCCATGATCTATTCGTCAATGAGTTAAAAGATGTTTATCATGCAGAAAAACAATTGGTCAAAGCGTTGCCTAAAATTGCTAAGAAAGCTCACTCTCAACGCTTGCGTTCTGCAGTTGAAAAACACTTGGATCAGACCAAAACTCATGTGGAACGAGTCGAATCAGTTTTTGAAATGATAGGAAAATCGCCTTCGGGCAAAACGTGTCAAGCCATGGAAGGTATCTTGGAAGAGGGAGAAGAGTTGCTTTCTGAAAAAGCGTCACCGGCTACCCTGGATGCAGGAATTATTTGTGGAGCACAAAAGGTGGAACATTATGAAATCGCCACTTACGGTTGCTTGCGAACTTTTGCTAATCATTTGGGTTTGGACAAAGCAGCGGAATTATTAGGACAAACTTTAAAAGAGGAAGAAGAAACAGATCGCCTTTTGACAGAATTAGCAGAAAGCGAAATTAATGTGGAGGCAACTGCTGAAGTATAA
- a CDS encoding phosphotransferase — translation MSQKKNMEALTQLIREQFDLSSQVALDFVPILKGGSGRTFYRVSLPEGKGNWIVMHYTDERIENSYYVAIGQFLEKWGLPVPHIRFHDKEQQVIGMEDLGAVDLCSLTGLPWEQRSRFYQKVLRAIKKLHDIGWNQVQDAQLTLMPGFDASLYEWERNYFFENFLSNFCGLTLNEKNKEELKKELENLAQGLLEEKIALVHRDFQSQNVIVQNNEIFLIDFQGMRSGTFFYDLGSLLYDPYVSFTEGQRLELLRYYFNLDSQISWEIFQKRFYEASVQRLLQALGAYGFLGKVKGKTEFLTYIPAALQNLKDAASRCKTVGALETVVGSLRF, via the coding sequence ATGAGTCAGAAAAAAAATATGGAAGCTTTGACTCAATTAATTCGCGAGCAGTTTGATTTGTCTTCTCAAGTTGCGTTAGATTTTGTGCCTATTTTAAAAGGAGGATCGGGTCGCACATTTTATCGGGTGAGTTTACCAGAAGGGAAAGGAAATTGGATTGTGATGCATTATACCGATGAGCGAATCGAAAACAGCTATTATGTAGCAATTGGTCAATTTTTAGAGAAATGGGGATTGCCTGTTCCACATATTCGATTTCACGATAAGGAACAACAGGTAATCGGGATGGAAGATCTGGGGGCGGTTGATCTTTGTTCTTTAACAGGTTTGCCATGGGAGCAACGAAGCCGATTTTACCAAAAAGTTTTGCGAGCGATTAAAAAATTGCACGATATAGGATGGAATCAAGTTCAAGACGCCCAGTTAACACTCATGCCAGGATTTGATGCTTCGTTATATGAATGGGAACGCAACTATTTTTTTGAAAATTTTTTAAGCAATTTTTGTGGTCTTACTTTGAATGAAAAAAATAAAGAGGAGTTGAAAAAGGAATTGGAAAATTTAGCCCAAGGTTTGTTGGAGGAAAAGATTGCTTTAGTGCATCGCGATTTTCAGTCGCAAAATGTGATTGTGCAAAACAACGAAATTTTTTTAATTGATTTTCAAGGCATGCGTTCTGGCACTTTTTTTTATGATCTGGGTTCGTTGCTTTACGATCCTTACGTCTCATTTACCGAGGGGCAGCGATTGGAGTTATTGCGCTATTATTTTAATTTAGATTCGCAAATTTCATGGGAGATCTTTCAAAAACGTTTTTATGAAGCTTCTGTGCAACGTTTATTGCAAGCTCTGGGCGCTTACGGGTTTTTAGGCAAGGTAAAAGGAAAAACGGAATTTTTAACTTATATTCCCGCAGCGCTTCAAAATTTAAAAGATGCTGCTTCGCGTTGTAAAACGGTGGGTGCTCTGGAAACGGTAGTTGGTTCTTTACGCTTTTAA
- a CDS encoding HAD-IA family hydrolase: MKKVRVIFFDAASTLIQLAESVGCSYARIAERLSKKGDRISEETFEENFLNAWRAMPERVPIAEAREDDDKGWWRDLVFRMLETMSINWDREIFFEEAYRYFARPLSWKPFLEVETVLETLQRQGLRLGVISNFDSRLFHILDGWNLSHRMERIIVSSRVGADKPHPQIFHYALRAFGVEAQEALHVGDHAQEDQAGAEAVGLQSFLIKRPEIDLREIFNRL, from the coding sequence GTGAAAAAGGTTCGTGTTATTTTTTTTGATGCTGCCAGCACTTTGATTCAATTAGCAGAATCGGTGGGATGTAGTTATGCTCGTATTGCGGAACGTTTAAGTAAAAAAGGGGATAGAATTTCTGAAGAAACGTTTGAAGAAAATTTTTTGAATGCATGGCGAGCGATGCCGGAACGTGTTCCGATCGCAGAAGCGCGCGAAGATGATGATAAGGGGTGGTGGCGCGATTTGGTATTTCGGATGTTGGAAACGATGTCGATAAACTGGGATCGAGAAATTTTTTTTGAAGAGGCTTATCGTTATTTTGCGCGACCTCTTAGCTGGAAACCTTTTCTGGAAGTGGAAACGGTATTGGAAACCTTGCAACGGCAAGGATTGCGTTTGGGTGTGATTTCTAATTTTGATTCCCGACTTTTTCATATTTTAGATGGTTGGAATTTGTCTCATCGTATGGAGCGTATTATTGTTTCAAGTCGTGTGGGGGCTGATAAACCTCACCCTCAGATTTTTCATTACGCTTTGCGTGCATTTGGCGTGGAAGCGCAGGAGGCTCTACATGTGGGAGATCATGCGCAGGAAGATCAAGCCGGAGCCGAAGCTGTGGGTTTGCAAAGTTTTTTGATCAAACGGCCAGAAATTGATTTGCGAGAAATTTTTAATCGATTATGA
- a CDS encoding nucleotidyltransferase family protein, whose protein sequence is MQEKVKTAFVLGAGLGTRLRPLTEQCPKPLLPMGGRPIVTYAFDHLKQLGIERIIVNTHHCAEKYQEIFPDNQWNGIPLVFVHEPILLETGGGIKNIVPYLQNETLLVYNGDILADFDLRSLLDYHFSHQEEVTLALRSKDYPQHIGLDALGRVAAIRAAKGKPIVQWCLFTGIYLIAPRFLDRLKTGEKKSVIPAFEMMIEEGKGPAGVICDQGRWCDVGSLQTYHAMKERGW, encoded by the coding sequence ATGCAAGAAAAAGTTAAAACAGCTTTTGTATTGGGCGCTGGGTTAGGCACTCGTTTGCGACCTTTAACCGAGCAGTGTCCGAAGCCGCTTTTGCCGATGGGTGGCAGACCTATCGTGACTTATGCATTTGATCATTTAAAACAATTAGGCATCGAACGAATTATTGTGAATACCCACCATTGCGCAGAGAAGTATCAAGAAATTTTTCCCGATAACCAATGGAACGGCATTCCACTTGTTTTCGTCCATGAACCGATACTTTTGGAGACTGGGGGTGGCATTAAAAATATTGTCCCTTATCTCCAGAATGAGACGTTATTGGTTTATAATGGGGATATTTTGGCCGATTTTGATTTGAGATCTTTATTGGATTATCATTTTTCTCATCAAGAAGAAGTGACCTTAGCGCTGCGTTCGAAAGATTATCCGCAACATATTGGGCTCGATGCATTGGGACGTGTGGCTGCAATTCGAGCGGCTAAAGGTAAACCTATTGTTCAATGGTGTTTGTTCACGGGGATTTATTTGATTGCGCCTCGTTTTTTGGATCGTTTGAAAACGGGTGAAAAAAAATCGGTGATTCCAGCTTTTGAAATGATGATCGAGGAAGGGAAAGGGCCGGCTGGTGTGATATGCGATCAAGGACGATGGTGTGATGTGGGAAGTTTGCAAACTTATCACGCTATGAAAGAGAGGGGTTGGTGA
- the ffh gene encoding signal recognition particle protein produces MLDQLSNQLQSLFKKLRGHGKLSEANVTDACRELRMALLEADVNFQVAKELIEKIKQRALGAEVLASVTPGQQMIKIFHDELVQFLGETQPLANGSPLKIMLCGLQGSGKTTTAGKLALWFKKQGKQPLLVAADLQRPAAITQLESLGKQLDLPVFSQHGATHTLAVVQEALASAATQLRNVVIIDTAGRLDLDEPLLEELQQLHHHIKPQETFFVADAALGQKSVEIVNRFKTRVPLSGIILTRLDSDARGGAAISIRHVTGLPLQFLGTGEKMDQLERLDANRLTSRILGMGDIVGLVEKAQETFDLENAAKLEEKLRKQTFDLHDFLSQLQQMKKLGPLENLLGMLPGIPKVPETGQAEKRLKRTEAILLSMTAQERAKPDLINAKRRQRIARGSGTTVTEVNELLLQFQSMKKLLKNKGRMRHLLSKLGVS; encoded by the coding sequence ATGCTCGATCAACTTTCGAATCAACTCCAGTCTCTTTTCAAAAAATTAAGAGGCCACGGCAAACTTAGCGAGGCTAACGTCACCGATGCCTGTCGCGAATTGCGCATGGCCTTGTTGGAAGCAGACGTCAATTTTCAGGTCGCTAAAGAACTGATTGAAAAAATCAAACAACGCGCTCTAGGCGCGGAAGTTTTGGCAAGTGTGACCCCTGGCCAGCAAATGATTAAAATTTTTCATGATGAGCTCGTCCAATTTTTAGGCGAAACCCAACCTCTAGCAAACGGTTCTCCTCTAAAAATCATGCTCTGCGGTTTACAAGGAAGCGGAAAAACTACCACTGCGGGGAAATTAGCCCTCTGGTTTAAAAAACAGGGAAAACAACCTTTACTTGTCGCTGCCGATTTGCAACGACCGGCTGCTATCACCCAACTAGAAAGCCTTGGTAAACAGCTCGACCTTCCCGTATTTAGTCAGCACGGTGCCACGCACACCTTAGCTGTCGTGCAAGAAGCCCTAGCATCAGCCGCAACGCAATTGCGCAATGTTGTTATTATTGATACTGCAGGCCGTCTCGATCTGGATGAACCCCTACTGGAAGAATTACAGCAATTACATCACCATATCAAACCGCAAGAAACTTTTTTTGTGGCAGACGCGGCATTGGGACAAAAATCGGTAGAAATTGTTAATCGCTTCAAAACGCGCGTGCCGCTTAGCGGGATTATTCTAACCCGACTCGATAGCGATGCCCGCGGTGGCGCCGCCATTTCAATACGCCATGTAACAGGGTTACCTTTACAATTTCTTGGCACAGGCGAAAAAATGGATCAATTGGAAAGATTAGATGCCAATCGCTTAACCTCTCGTATTTTGGGAATGGGCGACATCGTAGGTTTGGTTGAAAAAGCGCAAGAAACTTTCGATTTAGAAAATGCCGCGAAATTAGAAGAAAAATTGCGCAAACAAACCTTTGATTTGCATGATTTTCTTTCCCAACTTCAACAAATGAAAAAATTAGGCCCTCTAGAGAATTTGCTTGGCATGTTGCCTGGTATCCCTAAGGTTCCTGAAACCGGTCAGGCCGAGAAACGACTCAAGCGCACCGAAGCGATCCTGCTAAGCATGACAGCTCAAGAACGCGCTAAGCCAGATTTGATCAACGCTAAGAGGCGTCAACGTATTGCCCGGGGGAGCGGAACAACCGTAACCGAAGTTAATGAACTGCTGTTACAATTCCAATCCATGAAAAAATTGTTGAAAAATAAAGGTCGTATGCGACATTTACTTTCTAAACTAGGAGTTAGTTGA
- the rpsP gene encoding 30S ribosomal protein S16: protein MATVIRLRREGTKNRPYYRVVAADKRSPRDGKFLELLGTYNPIQKQDNAKLNLERIEFWIAKGAKPTDTVQSLIKKTKKAAA, encoded by the coding sequence ATGGCTACAGTAATTCGATTACGTCGAGAAGGGACAAAAAATAGACCCTATTATCGTGTCGTGGCAGCAGATAAACGCAGCCCACGCGATGGCAAATTTCTTGAACTTTTAGGCACTTACAATCCCATTCAAAAACAAGACAACGCTAAATTAAATTTAGAGCGCATTGAATTTTGGATAGCGAAAGGCGCCAAACCTACAGACACGGTCCAAAGTTTAATAAAAAAAACGAAAAAAGCGGCGGCATAA
- a CDS encoding KH domain-containing protein has product MNELIEYIVKKLAKYPETFQLRCQESDRNIDFFLTLHPDDVGRVIGRQGRTIGAIRTLLNITANKRGKKATLEIENPSSPTTH; this is encoded by the coding sequence ATGAACGAGCTGATTGAATACATTGTAAAAAAGCTCGCGAAATATCCGGAAACGTTTCAACTTCGTTGCCAAGAAAGTGATAGAAACATAGATTTTTTCCTAACCCTACACCCTGACGATGTAGGAAGAGTGATTGGACGACAAGGTCGCACCATTGGTGCCATTCGCACTCTACTCAATATTACTGCCAACAAACGCGGTAAAAAAGCTACTTTAGAAATCGAAAATCCTTCCTCACCGACTACCCATTAA
- a CDS encoding L,D-transpeptidase family protein — protein MSRILRNLTYLTLCFFMIGCASTSGKSGRKKQSSRDEIVLIRPDGTRFSIPDQENPPSADLIALPYEWHPEISLTGTVMLEIVLNEQRVYIYRGGKQIGYTQISTGREGYNTPVGNYTILQKKREYYSNQYGSFVDNVTGKVVDNNAEIGQRAPAGAHYEPAPMPYFQRLTWGGVGLHEGFLPGYPASHGCIRVHRDMAHHLFEVTQVGTPVVVTPSRQNFLANTTH, from the coding sequence ATGAGTCGTATCCTTCGTAACCTTACCTATCTCACCCTCTGTTTTTTCATGATTGGCTGCGCCAGCACCTCAGGGAAAAGCGGACGCAAAAAGCAATCGTCTCGCGATGAAATTGTTTTAATTCGTCCTGATGGCACTCGCTTTTCGATTCCCGATCAAGAAAATCCCCCCTCTGCCGATCTTATTGCTTTGCCTTACGAATGGCATCCTGAAATTTCCCTCACAGGCACAGTCATGCTGGAAATCGTTCTCAATGAACAACGCGTTTATATTTATCGTGGCGGGAAACAAATTGGCTACACACAAATTAGCACGGGTCGCGAAGGTTATAATACGCCAGTTGGCAACTACACCATTTTACAAAAAAAACGTGAATATTATTCGAACCAATATGGCTCTTTTGTTGATAACGTGACTGGAAAGGTTGTCGATAACAACGCTGAAATCGGTCAAAGAGCGCCTGCTGGCGCCCATTATGAACCCGCCCCCATGCCTTATTTTCAACGTTTAACCTGGGGCGGTGTTGGATTGCACGAAGGTTTCTTACCAGGTTATCCGGCTTCACACGGATGCATTCGCGTTCATCGCGATATGGCACATCACCTCTTTGAAGTCACACAAGTCGGCACACCTGTGGTCGTCACGCCTTCGCGACAAAATTTTTTGGCTAACACCACGCACTAG
- the folE2 gene encoding GTP cyclohydrolase FolE2, with amino-acid sequence MERRNPKIERLLDKQNEADDRKLRIDKVGVKGLKHPIRVRDRAHQVQDTVAIFNLSADLPHHFKGTHMSRFVEVLNAHGREIHVENITEMLQELQRKLEAETAHIEMEFPYFLEKLAPVSQAMGLMDYQIKFFATIHGDEIDFICTVIVPVTTLCPCSKAISARGAHNQRGYVTLSVRFHEKPVWIEDLIALVEESASAELYSLLKRPDEKYVTEKAYDNPVFVEDLVRNIAVKLNAHSQIAWYRVEAENMESIHNHSAYAMIEKG; translated from the coding sequence ATGGAGAGGCGTAATCCGAAAATTGAGCGTTTGTTGGATAAACAAAATGAAGCCGACGATCGTAAGTTGCGAATTGATAAAGTGGGTGTTAAAGGTTTAAAACATCCTATTCGCGTTCGGGATCGTGCGCATCAGGTGCAAGACACAGTGGCGATATTTAATCTTTCGGCAGATTTGCCGCATCATTTTAAAGGCACGCATATGAGTCGTTTTGTGGAAGTGCTCAATGCGCATGGGCGCGAGATTCATGTGGAAAATATTACGGAGATGCTACAGGAGCTTCAACGCAAGTTAGAAGCTGAGACGGCGCATATTGAGATGGAGTTTCCTTATTTTTTGGAAAAGTTAGCGCCAGTAAGCCAAGCAATGGGGTTGATGGATTATCAAATTAAGTTTTTCGCGACGATTCATGGAGATGAAATTGATTTTATCTGCACAGTAATTGTTCCTGTGACAACGTTGTGTCCGTGTAGCAAGGCGATTAGCGCGCGTGGAGCGCATAATCAACGAGGTTATGTTACGCTATCGGTGCGTTTTCATGAAAAACCGGTATGGATTGAAGATTTGATTGCTTTGGTAGAGGAAAGCGCGAGTGCGGAGCTTTATTCTTTGCTTAAGCGTCCTGACGAAAAATATGTGACGGAAAAAGCTTACGACAATCCTGTTTTTGTTGAAGATTTGGTGAGAAATATAGCAGTGAAATTAAATGCTCATTCGCAAATTGCTTGGTATCGCGTAGAAGCGGAAAACATGGAGAGTATTCATAATCATTCGGCTTATGCGATGATTGAAAAAGGTTAA
- a CDS encoding OmpH family outer membrane protein, producing MFKLFFSILFLNICLISLTAETRIAFIDFKQVTEQYRLFKTTADELKTAETTLKKDLQTKWEAFEQLVSEAVTLQRTMNHTKIPTAEQFKKMRELEKKIESEKKVLRTYKADQENKFRTTYSTQTEKILKQIRQVTAQLAKEKGYDLVINKSDLTTHATSLVPYINTGEDLTQALVQKLNQENP from the coding sequence ATGTTTAAGTTATTTTTTTCGATATTATTCCTGAATATCTGCCTAATTTCATTAACTGCTGAAACCCGTATTGCCTTCATTGATTTCAAACAAGTCACAGAACAATATCGATTATTTAAAACTACAGCAGATGAATTAAAAACAGCCGAAACCACTCTTAAAAAAGACCTGCAAACTAAATGGGAAGCCTTTGAACAACTTGTGAGTGAAGCAGTAACTCTACAACGAACCATGAATCACACCAAAATACCCACAGCTGAACAGTTCAAAAAAATGAGGGAGTTAGAAAAGAAAATTGAAAGCGAAAAAAAAGTCCTGCGCACTTACAAAGCAGACCAAGAAAATAAGTTTCGCACAACCTACTCTACGCAAACTGAAAAAATTTTGAAACAAATCCGACAAGTCACAGCCCAACTCGCCAAAGAAAAAGGCTATGACCTCGTCATCAACAAATCTGACCTCACCACCCACGCCACCTCTCTCGTTCCCTATATCAACACAGGCGAAGATTTAACCCAAGCTTTGGTCCAAAAATTAAATCAAGAAAACCCTTAA
- a CDS encoding secondary thiamine-phosphate synthase enzyme YjbQ, producing MKTFFKELTFSTRGKGTYEITDAIEKVVVESSIQQGIVTVFLQHTSASLIIFENADHTARLDLENFFDRLVPEKMSDYVHTMEGADDMPSHLRMVLTRTSETIPVHEGRLTLGTWQGIFLFEHRRQSHHRKISVSVMGA from the coding sequence ATGAAAACTTTTTTTAAGGAGTTAACCTTTAGCACTCGAGGTAAGGGGACTTATGAAATTACCGATGCGATTGAGAAAGTGGTGGTAGAAAGTTCTATTCAACAGGGAATCGTTACGGTTTTTCTTCAGCACACGAGCGCTAGTTTGATTATTTTTGAAAATGCGGATCATACCGCTCGTTTGGATTTAGAAAATTTTTTTGATCGATTAGTGCCTGAAAAAATGTCTGATTATGTGCATACGATGGAAGGAGCTGATGATATGCCCAGTCATTTGCGCATGGTGCTGACGCGAACTTCGGAAACAATCCCAGTTCATGAAGGTAGATTAACGTTGGGAACATGGCAGGGGATTTTTCTTTTTGAACATCGACGCCAATCGCATCATCGAAAAATTTCGGTGAGTGTAATGGGAGCGTAA
- a CDS encoding type II toxin-antitoxin system RelE/ParE family toxin, with product MESYKITFKRSAEKELASLPKKDCQKIVEKIKKLSQNFLLVESKKLSGSENWYRIRHGNYRILYEINYDLREIFIFKIGHRREVYR from the coding sequence ATGGAAAGTTATAAAATAACTTTTAAACGATCAGCTGAAAAAGAATTGGCATCGTTGCCTAAAAAAGATTGTCAAAAAATTGTAGAAAAAATTAAAAAATTATCTCAAAATTTTTTATTAGTGGAATCGAAAAAACTATCCGGGTCAGAAAATTGGTATCGTATCCGCCATGGAAATTACCGTATTTTGTATGAGATTAATTATGATTTGAGAGAAATTTTTATCTTTAAGATTGGACATAGGCGAGAAGTTTACCGTTGA
- a CDS encoding CopG family transcriptional regulator, which produces MKTLTKRATVYFEPHLHRALRLKAIERETTFSNLVNEAIQHELKEDAIDLAAFHQRKNESNISFEKVLKKLKANGKL; this is translated from the coding sequence ATGAAAACGTTGACGAAGCGTGCCACTGTTTATTTTGAACCCCACCTTCATCGAGCCTTGCGTTTGAAAGCTATCGAAAGGGAAACAACTTTTTCTAATTTAGTAAATGAAGCAATTCAGCACGAATTAAAAGAGGATGCTATTGACTTAGCGGCTTTTCACCAACGTAAAAATGAATCTAATATTTCTTTTGAAAAGGTGTTGAAGAAATTAAAGGCGAATGGAAAGTTATAA